Proteins from one Propionispora hippei DSM 15287 genomic window:
- a CDS encoding YkvA family protein, with amino-acid sequence MGYEQEYSEASFWSKARKTAKKAGKKVIYSALLLYYTTRRPETPRWAKTAIYGALGYFISVIDFIPDVTPFVGYADDLGVLAIALSVCAAYVNEEVRQKAREKLYDWFGEEALTVEETLERSRK; translated from the coding sequence ATGGGATATGAACAAGAATATTCTGAGGCATCCTTTTGGAGTAAGGCCCGGAAAACGGCGAAGAAAGCCGGTAAAAAAGTCATCTACAGTGCTTTGCTGTTATATTACACAACGCGGCGGCCGGAGACGCCGCGTTGGGCAAAAACAGCCATTTATGGCGCGCTGGGTTATTTCATCTCCGTGATTGACTTCATACCGGATGTGACTCCTTTTGTCGGCTATGCCGATGATCTGGGGGTACTTGCCATAGCTCTTTCCGTTTGCGCGGCCTATGTAAACGAAGAAGTAAGACAAAAAGCGCGGGAAAAACTGTACGACTGGTTTGGCGAGGAGGCGTTGACAGTCGAGGAAACGCTCGAAAGGTCCAGAAAATAG